Proteins from one Prevotella sp. E2-28 genomic window:
- a CDS encoding Ig-like domain-containing protein: MKKLFTLAFMALFCCMSSMAQVVLGDIKFSAKDGAKLNPTTGKIIVTFPNVTGVEDATATTFVLAGAFNDIDFDGVEGSFASGVTFDLVDFELLPATEYTLKITSVKVDEAELAADGGYSLNFKTRGAERKMSWKFTIDSVSVAKIKADETAEGNETAGTGQFWSLITENQRHYVHQKLTGSEIMLDATTPLPMTEDLLFNINADKVYVGDTVDTKYKNNLVFNANNQQVIIPDCQEGDVITFNNCKYAAKPSSSKIPVIVALNGAALAPDGLVSSSGLKDSIDVPKNSTNLKFEVQTAGDIAFSIGQCVLTGITIEAGVEKKPCKYNVVAAYTDSVSKINLKELVGETEGITGSTVKVTYPYWLADADGNVYTHGAKGSEFVDAFDLKGDTTFIVNYAKTAFEGCVFLSEGEDLPNAVLCTSANAAVRSSMAKSAFFTEDLKLATLQPGTYKIRAILFDAGKEPSYVCTLTKGEGEDDEIYLSATATNWTEAESDLLTITEPTDITLKAGGSENMGVDVIMIYVSEDAPEDPDAISEVKDAKKVVARKVAKDGRILIQTAAGTFNAVGVQVK, encoded by the coding sequence ATGAAAAAACTTTTTACGCTTGCCTTTATGGCATTATTCTGCTGCATGAGTTCTATGGCTCAGGTAGTGTTGGGTGATATCAAGTTTAGTGCCAAGGATGGTGCTAAGTTGAATCCCACAACTGGTAAGATTATTGTGACATTCCCTAATGTTACAGGTGTTGAGGATGCTACAGCAACGACTTTCGTACTGGCAGGTGCTTTCAATGACATTGATTTCGATGGTGTTGAAGGTTCTTTCGCATCTGGTGTAACATTCGATCTTGTTGATTTTGAGTTGCTGCCTGCTACAGAATATACCCTGAAGATTACCTCTGTAAAGGTTGATGAGGCCGAGCTTGCTGCTGATGGTGGCTATTCGCTTAACTTCAAGACTCGTGGTGCAGAGCGCAAGATGTCTTGGAAGTTCACGATTGACTCTGTATCTGTGGCCAAGATTAAGGCTGACGAGACAGCAGAGGGCAACGAAACAGCTGGTACTGGTCAGTTCTGGTCTCTCATTACTGAAAATCAGCGTCACTATGTACACCAGAAGTTGACAGGTAGTGAGATTATGCTTGATGCAACAACTCCTCTGCCAATGACTGAAGATTTGCTTTTCAATATTAATGCCGATAAGGTGTATGTTGGTGATACCGTGGATACCAAATACAAGAATAATCTCGTATTTAATGCCAATAATCAGCAGGTAATTATTCCTGATTGTCAGGAAGGTGATGTCATTACATTTAACAATTGTAAGTATGCCGCTAAACCTTCGTCTTCAAAAATCCCTGTCATTGTTGCTTTGAACGGTGCAGCTCTTGCTCCTGACGGATTAGTGTCTTCTTCTGGTCTTAAGGACTCTATTGATGTGCCTAAGAATTCAACAAATCTGAAATTTGAAGTGCAGACTGCTGGCGATATCGCATTTTCTATTGGTCAGTGTGTTTTGACGGGTATTACCATTGAAGCAGGCGTTGAGAAGAAGCCTTGTAAGTATAATGTTGTAGCTGCTTATACTGATAGCGTATCTAAGATCAATCTGAAGGAGCTGGTTGGTGAAACTGAAGGTATCACTGGTTCAACCGTAAAGGTTACTTATCCTTACTGGCTTGCTGATGCTGATGGTAATGTTTATACTCATGGTGCAAAGGGTAGTGAGTTCGTTGATGCATTCGATTTGAAGGGTGATACTACTTTTATTGTGAACTACGCTAAGACTGCTTTCGAGGGTTGCGTATTCCTCTCTGAGGGTGAGGATCTTCCCAATGCCGTTCTTTGCACAAGTGCTAATGCTGCCGTTCGTTCTTCAATGGCTAAGTCTGCCTTCTTTACAGAGGACTTGAAACTTGCTACTCTGCAGCCTGGTACATACAAGATTCGTGCTATCCTCTTCGATGCTGGCAAGGAGCCTAGCTATGTTTGCACGCTGACTAAAGGTGAGGGTGAAGATGATGAGATTTATCTCTCTGCAACTGCTACCAACTGGACTGAAGCTGAGTCAGACCTGCTGACCATCACTGAGCCTACTGATATCACTCTGAAGGCTGGTGGTAGCGAGAATATGGGTGTTGACGTTATCATGATCTACGTTTCTGAGGATGCTCCTGAGGATCCCGATGCTATCAGCGAGGTTAAGGATGCTAAGAAGGTTGTTGCTCGCAAGGTGGCTAAGGATGGTCGCATCCTGATCCAGACTGCAGCTGGTACTTTCAACGCTGTTGGTGTACAGGTAAAGTAA
- a CDS encoding polysaccharide lyase family protein yields the protein MTKLLISLSAFLFSLGALAADGDVTMTVSGMTTKMSDGTWSFTINSNGRVSSLQRKGTEFLSSNGIYFDYTTANGNQGLNPSKVTIVKNTTDYCEVLYSATSGNTIFEQGFIMRKGVSGLYSYVIATGTATSANEPIKEARVCARLSDTMLNGYVDWRMNGRIPSNTEMTTAEKEENTIQDATYKLTDGSIYTKYNWANYIERDTLHGLCGMSNNYYGLYNIPVSYEWINGGCERQELTVHATSKSPITIQMLQGEHFGGQAMVLNEGEQKLYGPFLIFTTYSKNPVASARNQWAKEVAEWPYQWFENDLYPRERGTVRGHLNVTTGQRNDSVRIILAQEKGKDPLTMMHGYQFWTLTDANGDFELKNVRPGDYHLFAYAKAGEVTDMLEQDDITVAAGDNDLGSITWTPKKYTELLWMIGQNDRRSSEFCLSDAPRQYGLWEQVPANLTYTIGESNEKTDWYYAQTQKNGTWTIKFNLNERPAGRVYLTASIAGCAGTGSTINVKVNGTQRATWKPGVNDASVYRSAVNSGRHYLFTTDFVNTGLKVGENTVTLQLTGSGSKDGIMYDCIKLEAGDLVTSGVGDIRESVADVRPCTYKHVVNGRLVIEKSGRRYSLTGTLLKD from the coding sequence ATGACTAAACTACTAATATCATTATCTGCTTTTCTTTTTTCATTAGGTGCGTTGGCTGCCGATGGTGATGTGACAATGACTGTCAGCGGTATGACTACAAAAATGTCTGACGGCACATGGAGTTTTACCATTAATAGCAATGGACGTGTCAGTTCGTTACAGCGTAAGGGAACTGAGTTCCTTTCCAGCAACGGCATCTATTTTGATTATACTACAGCTAATGGCAATCAGGGATTAAACCCTTCCAAAGTTACGATTGTCAAGAATACTACTGATTATTGCGAAGTGCTTTATAGCGCAACCTCAGGCAATACTATTTTTGAGCAGGGCTTCATCATGCGCAAGGGTGTGTCTGGCCTTTATTCTTACGTCATTGCTACGGGTACGGCTACTTCTGCTAACGAGCCTATCAAGGAAGCACGTGTCTGCGCTCGTCTTAGCGATACGATGCTGAATGGCTACGTTGATTGGCGTATGAACGGACGCATCCCGTCAAACACCGAGATGACTACTGCCGAGAAAGAAGAGAATACTATTCAGGATGCTACATATAAACTTACTGATGGTAGCATCTATACCAAATATAACTGGGCCAACTACATAGAGCGTGATACCTTGCACGGCCTGTGTGGCATGAGTAATAACTACTATGGCCTTTATAATATCCCCGTCAGTTACGAATGGATTAATGGCGGATGCGAACGTCAGGAACTCACCGTCCATGCTACCAGCAAATCGCCCATCACCATCCAGATGCTTCAGGGTGAGCACTTTGGCGGACAGGCTATGGTGCTGAATGAAGGCGAGCAGAAGCTCTATGGTCCCTTCCTTATTTTTACAACCTATAGTAAGAATCCTGTAGCCAGCGCCCGTAACCAGTGGGCAAAGGAAGTGGCAGAGTGGCCTTACCAGTGGTTCGAGAACGACCTCTATCCCCGCGAACGTGGCACGGTGCGTGGCCATCTGAATGTTACTACAGGGCAGCGCAACGATAGCGTACGTATCATCCTAGCTCAGGAAAAGGGAAAAGACCCCCTGACGATGATGCACGGCTATCAGTTCTGGACGCTGACTGATGCCAATGGTGATTTTGAACTGAAAAATGTACGTCCTGGTGATTATCACCTTTTTGCATACGCTAAGGCTGGCGAGGTGACTGATATGCTGGAGCAGGATGATATCACCGTTGCTGCTGGCGACAATGATTTGGGTTCTATTACATGGACACCAAAGAAATACACAGAACTGCTCTGGATGATTGGCCAAAACGATCGTCGCAGTAGCGAGTTCTGCCTGAGTGATGCCCCTCGTCAGTATGGCCTGTGGGAACAGGTGCCTGCCAATCTTACTTATACGATAGGCGAGAGTAACGAAAAGACTGACTGGTATTACGCTCAGACCCAGAAGAACGGTACTTGGACTATTAAGTTCAATCTTAATGAACGCCCTGCAGGACGTGTCTATCTTACCGCCTCCATTGCAGGTTGCGCAGGAACAGGTTCTACTATCAACGTGAAGGTAAATGGTACCCAGCGAGCCACGTGGAAGCCTGGCGTCAATGATGCGTCAGTCTATCGTAGTGCAGTGAACAGTGGCCGTCATTATCTGTTCACTACCGATTTTGTTAATACAGGTCTGAAGGTGGGCGAGAATACTGTTACCTTGCAACTCACAGGTAGTGGCAGTAAGGATGGTATCATGTACGACTGCATCAAGTTGGAAGCTGGCGATCTTGTTACCTCCGGGGTAGGGGATATACGTGAATCTGTGGCAGACGTTCGCCCCTGTACCTACAAGCATGTGGTGAATGGACGTCTGGTGATTGAGAAGTCTGGTCGCCGTTATTCCCTGACCGGCACCTTACTGAAAGATTAG
- a CDS encoding DNA-binding protein — MAKYIKKEIVDLNGKGATQAYYRMKTWRKLDTEEFLKRCHDFNGAFSESILKGALSALTQQLAYELANGFSVKLDGLGVFNAKIGLCENKEQDDFSEDVTKRNAASLQVTGVSLKVDKELVKAINKDCDLERGGEERINQQKYTLEERIERARDFIRKNGYMRNYEYAQLNGLANSTASRELIRITDDPRSGIRSEGRKSSKVYLLCEQA, encoded by the coding sequence ATGGCAAAGTATATCAAGAAAGAGATAGTAGACCTCAACGGGAAAGGGGCTACACAGGCTTATTATCGCATGAAGACATGGAGGAAGCTTGATACGGAGGAGTTTCTGAAACGTTGTCACGACTTCAACGGTGCCTTCTCTGAAAGCATTCTGAAAGGTGCACTTTCCGCATTAACACAGCAGTTGGCCTACGAGCTGGCTAATGGCTTCAGCGTCAAACTTGACGGACTGGGCGTTTTCAACGCCAAGATAGGTCTGTGCGAGAACAAGGAGCAGGACGATTTCAGCGAGGACGTTACAAAGCGCAATGCGGCAAGTCTGCAGGTGACAGGCGTATCCTTGAAAGTGGACAAGGAGTTGGTAAAGGCCATCAACAAGGATTGTGACTTGGAACGTGGTGGCGAGGAACGCATCAACCAGCAGAAATACACACTGGAAGAACGCATTGAGCGTGCCCGCGACTTCATCCGCAAGAATGGCTATATGCGTAACTATGAATATGCACAACTCAACGGATTGGCCAATTCCACAGCATCGCGCGAGTTGATTCGTATAACAGACGACCCTCGCTCCGGAATCAGAAGCGAGGGCCGTAAGAGTTCTAAGGTATATTTACTATGCGAACAGGCATAG
- a CDS encoding glycoside hydrolase family 28 protein, translating to MKQLLIQLFFLLCCGAVSATGVYNVRDFGAKGDGQTLDSPAINAAIEAAVRDGGGQVLLPAGTYLCGSIHLKSNIDLHLSAGCTILAAPAKMNAYDASEPFDFPEYQDGGHTYFHNSLIWAEGEKNVSITGHGMIDGKGLTNKDTENSGNIQGGSIGTGDKAIALKLCRQVTIRDITIYRGGHFGIIMTGCDLSTIDNVTIDTNRDGFDIDCCKYMTVTNCKINTPHDDALVLKSSYALKKPVACEHIAISNCNITGYKCGSLLDGTYEPEPVNWVCGRFKLGTESNGGYRNISLTNCTFMYSSGLAFEEVDQGKMENIVVSNITMSHVHHYPIYITTGCRNRGPKEVTQPSSARDIQISNVIADDCDSLCSIIVTGMKDEPIRNVWLSNIRLYFKGGGTRDLVNKNYREQGKNYPEPKFAGWTPAYGLYARHVEGLHVNNVTFRYERPDYRPAVVLDDVRDVTLKDIDAPTESGIEQIVKK from the coding sequence ATGAAACAACTACTGATACAACTATTCTTTCTTTTGTGCTGTGGCGCAGTTTCTGCCACAGGCGTTTACAACGTGCGTGATTTTGGTGCTAAAGGTGACGGACAGACACTGGACTCACCTGCGATTAATGCTGCCATCGAGGCTGCTGTTCGCGATGGAGGAGGGCAGGTGTTACTGCCTGCAGGCACATATCTTTGTGGTAGTATCCATCTGAAGTCCAATATCGACCTGCATCTTTCGGCTGGATGCACGATCTTGGCAGCACCTGCAAAGATGAATGCCTACGACGCATCAGAGCCGTTCGATTTCCCAGAGTATCAGGATGGTGGACATACCTATTTCCATAATTCCCTGATCTGGGCTGAAGGCGAGAAAAACGTTAGCATCACTGGTCATGGCATGATTGACGGTAAGGGGCTCACCAATAAGGATACGGAGAATAGCGGTAATATCCAGGGTGGCTCTATCGGCACAGGCGACAAGGCTATCGCTCTGAAACTCTGTCGTCAGGTGACAATTCGCGATATCACTATCTATCGTGGAGGTCACTTTGGTATAATCATGACAGGATGCGACCTTTCTACGATAGACAATGTCACCATTGATACCAATCGTGATGGCTTTGATATCGACTGCTGCAAGTATATGACCGTCACGAATTGCAAAATAAATACCCCTCATGATGATGCCTTGGTGCTGAAGTCGAGCTATGCCTTAAAGAAGCCTGTTGCTTGTGAGCATATCGCTATCTCAAACTGTAACATTACGGGATATAAGTGTGGTTCGCTGCTCGACGGAACGTATGAGCCAGAGCCTGTGAACTGGGTGTGCGGTCGTTTTAAGTTAGGTACGGAGAGCAATGGTGGCTATCGTAATATCTCGCTGACCAACTGCACTTTTATGTACTCTAGTGGACTGGCCTTCGAGGAGGTGGATCAGGGAAAGATGGAGAATATCGTGGTATCGAACATCACCATGAGTCACGTACATCATTATCCCATCTACATCACCACAGGTTGTCGAAATCGTGGACCGAAAGAGGTGACACAACCTTCCAGCGCCCGTGATATCCAAATATCGAATGTCATTGCCGACGACTGTGACTCGCTATGCTCTATCATCGTAACAGGTATGAAGGATGAGCCTATCCGCAATGTGTGGCTCTCGAATATCCGACTTTATTTCAAGGGGGGCGGTACGCGTGACCTCGTGAACAAGAACTATCGTGAACAGGGCAAAAACTATCCTGAACCGAAGTTTGCTGGCTGGACACCTGCCTATGGTCTCTATGCCCGTCATGTGGAGGGCCTGCATGTCAATAATGTCACTTTCCGCTATGAACGTCCCGACTATCGTCCTGCCGTTGTGCTTGATGATGTGCGCGATGTCACTCTGAAGGATATCGATGCGCCTACAGAGTCAGGCATAGAACAAATAGTTAAGAAATAA
- a CDS encoding glycosyl hydrolase 115 family protein, whose translation MKKILNVIVVLMAISVGTKAADMVWFDGQYPVSYQVVGKVDPVVRIALQMFESDMEMVTGMKPVAAKKAAIRIIQGKGSDDGFRLSVKNGQIVVEGHNGRGAAYGLLELSRMAGVSPWVWWGDVVPEKKARLSLPETFSYEHTPSVAYRGIFINDEDWSLRQWSKDNMGPQTYRRLFELMLRLRANTLWPAMHEGTPGFFTVPDNQVMADSFGIVVGSSHCEPLLRNNVAEWNHAQRGPYNYITNRQQVQQYWIERLREVKGSEKLFTIGMRGIHDGAMEGVKTKQEQLTGLQQVIDDQRQLLKKYYRKDVENVPQVFIPYKEVLEILESGLRVPDDVTLMWCDDNYGYLTRLPDADQQKRQGGGGVYYHLSYWGRPHDYLWLTTTQPGLIYHEMRTAYEHNCRKLWIANVHDPKVAAYDLELFLDLAWDIKRLSPGPSLRERGVITLEEHLAKWLCTQFGTQVGKAIFPAMKEFYHLNAIRKPEFMGWTQVELDKKKYPGGKSVPDYTALSLQEGYERMEAFARMEAVVDTWRPLVRESRRDAYFAHVLYPVHAAAAMTRKMLSDELGSLQAYDEIQQLTERYNMLNGGKWHGLMSAAPRNLPVFGKVRTKFPQHSSVGQLIARNACDYQSASHGVSVIPMLGHSMNAVAIPKGGEVVYEVSYNQEGEAILYTAMIPTQPNDKGDLRYQVTIDDQEPVVISLKTPYRSERWKQSVLRGQSLNKTSVRLTKGSHRLKIKALDDHIIVDQWILDFCSDRKFYVIPVSKK comes from the coding sequence ATGAAGAAGATATTAAACGTAATAGTTGTCCTTATGGCTATCAGTGTTGGCACGAAGGCTGCCGACATGGTGTGGTTCGATGGACAGTATCCCGTCAGCTATCAGGTGGTGGGCAAGGTGGACCCCGTTGTGAGAATTGCTCTGCAGATGTTCGAAAGCGATATGGAGATGGTGACGGGAATGAAGCCTGTAGCAGCTAAGAAAGCAGCAATCCGTATCATTCAAGGCAAAGGTTCTGACGATGGTTTCCGCCTGAGTGTAAAGAATGGACAGATTGTCGTTGAGGGACATAACGGACGCGGTGCGGCTTATGGTTTGTTGGAACTGAGTCGTATGGCAGGTGTTTCGCCTTGGGTATGGTGGGGCGATGTGGTGCCTGAGAAGAAGGCTCGTCTCAGTTTGCCTGAGACCTTTTCTTATGAACACACCCCCTCAGTAGCTTATCGCGGCATCTTCATTAATGATGAAGACTGGAGCCTGCGTCAGTGGTCAAAAGACAATATGGGCCCGCAGACCTATCGTCGGCTTTTTGAACTGATGTTGCGCCTGCGTGCCAATACCCTCTGGCCTGCTATGCACGAGGGCACGCCCGGCTTCTTCACCGTGCCAGATAATCAGGTAATGGCCGACTCGTTTGGTATCGTCGTAGGTTCTTCTCATTGCGAGCCCCTGTTGCGTAACAACGTAGCGGAGTGGAACCACGCTCAACGTGGTCCGTACAACTACATCACCAATCGCCAGCAAGTGCAGCAATACTGGATAGAACGCCTGAGGGAGGTGAAAGGTTCTGAGAAACTTTTTACCATTGGTATGCGTGGCATTCACGATGGCGCGATGGAAGGTGTGAAGACCAAGCAGGAGCAACTGACTGGACTTCAGCAGGTCATTGACGATCAGCGCCAGCTCCTCAAGAAATACTATCGTAAGGACGTGGAAAATGTTCCACAGGTCTTTATCCCTTATAAAGAGGTACTCGAGATTCTTGAGAGTGGACTGCGTGTGCCTGATGATGTCACGCTGATGTGGTGTGATGATAACTATGGCTACTTGACGCGTCTGCCTGATGCAGATCAGCAAAAGCGTCAGGGTGGGGGAGGCGTCTATTATCATCTCTCGTATTGGGGACGTCCGCACGATTACTTGTGGCTCACTACCACCCAACCCGGACTCATCTATCACGAGATGCGTACTGCCTATGAGCATAACTGTCGTAAGCTGTGGATTGCCAATGTGCATGATCCGAAGGTGGCTGCGTATGATTTGGAGCTGTTCTTGGATTTGGCGTGGGATATAAAAAGACTCTCCCCCGGCCCCTCCCTGAGAGAGAGGGGAGTGATTACACTCGAAGAGCATCTGGCTAAATGGCTCTGCACCCAATTTGGCACACAGGTGGGTAAAGCTATCTTCCCTGCCATGAAGGAATTCTATCATCTCAATGCTATTCGCAAGCCGGAGTTTATGGGCTGGACACAGGTGGAACTTGATAAGAAGAAATATCCTGGGGGAAAGTCTGTGCCTGATTATACAGCGCTTTCTTTGCAGGAAGGCTATGAGCGCATGGAGGCCTTCGCCCGTATGGAGGCTGTTGTTGATACGTGGCGCCCGTTGGTAAGGGAGAGTCGTCGGGATGCTTATTTCGCCCATGTGCTCTATCCCGTTCATGCGGCTGCGGCAATGACGCGAAAGATGTTGTCTGATGAACTCGGAAGCCTGCAGGCTTACGACGAAATACAGCAGTTGACTGAGCGTTATAATATGCTGAATGGTGGAAAATGGCATGGCCTGATGTCTGCCGCCCCTCGCAATCTGCCTGTCTTTGGCAAGGTGCGCACCAAGTTCCCTCAGCATTCATCTGTAGGACAGTTGATAGCCCGCAATGCCTGTGATTACCAGTCAGCCTCACATGGTGTTTCTGTAATCCCCATGCTTGGTCACTCAATGAATGCAGTTGCTATTCCAAAAGGAGGCGAAGTGGTCTACGAGGTCTCATACAATCAAGAAGGGGAGGCTATCCTCTATACGGCTATGATTCCTACTCAGCCCAATGATAAGGGCGACCTGCGTTATCAGGTGACGATTGATGACCAGGAACCTGTTGTCATCTCACTGAAGACACCCTATCGTTCAGAGCGTTGGAAACAGAGTGTCTTGCGAGGACAGTCGTTGAATAAGACATCTGTTCGTTTGACCAAAGGCTCGCATAGGCTGAAGATAAAAGCCCTTGATGACCATATCATCGTGGATCAATGGATACTCGACTTCTGTTCCGACCGCAAGTTTTATGTGATTCCAGTAAGTAAGAAATAA
- a CDS encoding SGNH/GDSL hydrolase family protein yields the protein MKRLLFSILFVTCQFSFGLAQPNTIVQHPWQGKRVAYFGDSITDPNNKASKNKFWSLLSDWLGIEAYVYGVSGRQWNDIPRQTDKLLREHGQNVDAIIVFMGTNDYNNGVPIGKWWDEREAQVEYGHGQPKKMVTRRQRTPSMDPNTYCGRINIAMDSLKRTFPTKQIVLLTPIHRADFHANEKNWQCDESYTNQCGEYLDVYVEAVKQAGNIWAVPVIDWNALGGLFPLMDEHAPYFNNADTDRLHPNDKGHERLARTLYYQLLTLPCVF from the coding sequence ATGAAACGTTTATTGTTTAGTATTTTATTTGTCACATGCCAGTTTTCATTTGGTCTTGCTCAGCCAAATACCATCGTGCAGCACCCCTGGCAGGGCAAGCGTGTGGCTTATTTTGGTGATTCTATTACCGACCCTAATAATAAGGCGTCGAAAAATAAGTTCTGGAGCCTGCTCTCCGATTGGCTCGGCATCGAGGCCTACGTCTATGGCGTGAGTGGTCGCCAGTGGAACGATATTCCCCGTCAGACGGATAAGCTGCTCCGTGAGCATGGGCAGAATGTGGATGCCATCATCGTCTTTATGGGTACCAATGATTATAATAATGGTGTGCCTATTGGAAAATGGTGGGACGAGCGCGAGGCACAGGTGGAGTACGGACACGGACAGCCAAAGAAGATGGTGACGCGTCGTCAGCGCACCCCGTCTATGGATCCCAATACCTATTGCGGACGTATCAATATTGCGATGGATTCGCTGAAGCGTACCTTCCCTACGAAGCAGATTGTGCTCCTCACGCCCATTCATCGTGCCGACTTCCATGCCAATGAAAAGAACTGGCAATGCGATGAGTCCTATACCAACCAGTGTGGGGAGTATCTGGATGTCTATGTGGAGGCCGTGAAGCAGGCTGGCAATATCTGGGCAGTACCCGTCATTGACTGGAATGCCCTGGGTGGCCTCTTCCCCCTGATGGACGAGCACGCTCCCTATTTCAACAATGCAGACACCGACCGCCTGCATCCTAATGACAAGGGCCATGAACGCTTGGCTCGCACCCTGTATTACCAATTACTCACCCTGCCATGCGTATTCTAA
- a CDS encoding sialate O-acetylesterase translates to MRILTILLCILCCGYSASAKKKVPVILVAGQSNADGRVPIADLPEELKTYRYCQWSYGSGNYETADGSFSLFSPRVAKPKMEASWGFDAVVYKKLEKLWKRPFYVIKQTMGGTAIDTSCKQSTNGWFWSYDAEKSLLKAFEQQIDDCLPNLPKNYDIECLIWHQGESDKKAADRYYDNLKAVIQHIREHLVQVTGKKKYRKLPIVCGTFSKDSRQGSQQVTDALYRLASEDKHFYVVDASDLPLLSDRLHFNAQGAQTLGQRVYDIMMEKKIIR, encoded by the coding sequence ATGCGTATTCTAACTATTCTTCTCTGTATCCTTTGTTGTGGCTATTCAGCCTCTGCAAAGAAAAAAGTGCCTGTGATTCTTGTTGCAGGGCAGTCGAATGCCGACGGACGAGTGCCCATTGCGGACTTGCCCGAGGAACTGAAGACCTATAGGTATTGCCAGTGGAGCTACGGAAGTGGCAACTATGAGACGGCTGATGGTTCCTTCTCGCTCTTTTCACCCCGTGTGGCAAAGCCGAAGATGGAGGCAAGCTGGGGCTTTGATGCCGTGGTGTATAAGAAACTGGAGAAGCTGTGGAAGCGTCCTTTTTATGTTATCAAGCAGACCATGGGCGGTACGGCTATCGACACCTCTTGTAAGCAAAGCACCAATGGTTGGTTCTGGAGCTACGATGCAGAGAAGTCCCTGCTCAAGGCTTTCGAGCAACAAATAGATGACTGCCTGCCGAACCTTCCGAAGAACTATGACATCGAGTGCCTTATCTGGCATCAGGGTGAGAGTGACAAGAAGGCTGCCGACCGCTACTACGACAACCTAAAGGCCGTAATACAGCATATCCGTGAGCATTTGGTTCAGGTAACGGGCAAAAAGAAATACCGCAAGTTGCCTATCGTCTGTGGAACTTTCTCTAAGGATAGTCGTCAAGGCAGTCAGCAGGTGACAGATGCCCTCTATCGCTTGGCTAGTGAGGATAAACATTTTTATGTGGTTGATGCCAGCGACCTGCCACTGTTGTCCGATCGTCTGCATTTCAACGCCCAAGGTGCCCAGACGTTAGGGCAGCGTGTGTATGATATCATGATGGAAAAGAAGATAATCAGATGA